From Paraburkholderia fungorum, the proteins below share one genomic window:
- a CDS encoding FAD binding domain-containing protein, which yields MDAISYERAGDIASAVRAAQQPGAVFIGGGTNLLDLMKGGVERPMRLIDITHISGLDTVSTLPDGGIRIGALVRNSDAANHALVREQYPLLSQALLAGASSQLRNMATVGGNLLQRTRCGYFYDTAFTQCNKRVPGSGCAALGGHNRTHAILGASPQCIAVNPSDMSVALAALDALVRVNGPTGERTIAFADFHRLPADRPDVDTTLRPGELITAVDLPPPLFSANSHYLKVRDRASYAFALVSVAAALQMDGDRVRTARIALGGVAHKPWRASAAEQMLNGQPLTQTTLKNAAAAALSNAQPQHDNRFKVQLAQRAIVRAVNQAAGRTGGVA from the coding sequence ATGGATGCGATCTCTTACGAACGCGCCGGCGATATCGCCAGCGCAGTGCGGGCGGCGCAGCAGCCGGGCGCGGTGTTTATCGGCGGCGGCACGAACCTGCTCGATCTGATGAAAGGCGGCGTCGAGCGACCCATGCGGCTCATCGACATCACGCATATCAGCGGACTCGATACGGTCTCCACGCTGCCCGACGGCGGCATCCGCATCGGCGCGCTGGTGCGTAACAGCGACGCTGCGAATCATGCATTGGTACGCGAGCAATATCCGCTGTTGTCGCAGGCGTTGCTCGCGGGCGCATCGTCGCAATTGCGCAATATGGCGACCGTGGGCGGCAATCTGCTGCAACGTACGCGCTGCGGCTACTTTTACGACACCGCTTTCACGCAGTGCAACAAGCGCGTGCCCGGCAGCGGTTGCGCGGCCCTCGGCGGCCACAATCGCACGCATGCGATTCTCGGCGCGAGTCCGCAATGCATCGCGGTGAATCCGTCGGATATGAGCGTGGCGCTAGCCGCGCTCGACGCGCTCGTCCGCGTGAACGGACCCACTGGCGAGCGGACTATTGCATTCGCCGACTTTCACCGCCTGCCCGCCGACCGGCCCGATGTCGACACCACGTTGCGGCCCGGCGAACTGATCACTGCCGTCGATCTTCCGCCGCCGCTGTTCAGCGCGAACTCGCACTATCTGAAAGTGCGTGACCGCGCCAGTTACGCATTCGCACTGGTGTCGGTCGCGGCTGCGTTGCAGATGGACGGCGATCGCGTACGCACCGCGCGCATCGCGTTGGGCGGCGTCGCGCACAAACCGTGGCGCGCGAGCGCGGCGGAACAGATGCTCAACGGTCAGCCGCTCACGCAAACCACGCTGAAAAACGCCGCCGCCGCCGCGCTGAGCAACGCGCAACCGCAGCACGACAACCGCTTCAAGGTGCAGCTCGCGCAGCGCGCGATCGTACGCGCGGTCAATCAGGCCGCCGGCCGCACGGGAGGTGTCGCATGA
- a CDS encoding exodeoxyribonuclease III yields MAKLRIATFNINGIRSRLPALLQWLEREAPDIVCLQELKAVDSAFPADQLRAAGYGAVWQGQSAWNGVAILSKGDAPVESRRGLPGFEEDTHSRYLEAAVGGVLIACLYLPNGNPQPGPKFDYKLAWFDHFIAHAAKLFRSGHPVVLAGDFNVVPTDEDIYNPRSWLKDALLQPESRERYRKLLAQGWTDALRTHFGDERVYTFWDYFRRHWDTNSGLRIDHLLLSADLAPRLSDAGVDRWVRGEPHASDHAPTWIELDMKPKRAPQKSTKTKKETGQEPAAKAVQKMPAQKRVRKKSVPVGKSARATASK; encoded by the coding sequence GTGGCGAAACTGCGGATCGCGACTTTCAATATCAACGGTATCCGTTCGCGGTTGCCTGCGCTGCTGCAATGGCTCGAGCGCGAGGCACCGGACATTGTGTGCCTGCAGGAACTCAAAGCCGTGGACAGCGCCTTTCCCGCCGATCAATTGCGCGCTGCGGGCTACGGCGCTGTCTGGCAAGGGCAAAGCGCATGGAACGGCGTGGCGATTCTGTCGAAGGGAGACGCGCCGGTAGAAAGCCGCCGCGGCTTGCCCGGCTTCGAAGAAGACACGCATAGCCGTTATCTCGAAGCCGCGGTTGGCGGCGTGCTGATTGCGTGTCTCTATCTTCCGAATGGCAATCCGCAACCCGGTCCCAAGTTCGATTACAAACTCGCGTGGTTCGATCATTTCATCGCGCATGCGGCGAAGCTTTTCAGAAGCGGACACCCTGTGGTGCTGGCGGGCGATTTCAACGTTGTGCCCACTGACGAAGACATCTATAACCCGCGCTCATGGTTGAAGGATGCGCTGCTACAACCCGAAAGCCGCGAGCGTTATCGCAAGCTGCTCGCGCAAGGTTGGACCGACGCGCTGCGCACGCATTTCGGCGACGAACGTGTCTATACCTTCTGGGATTATTTCCGCCGCCACTGGGATACGAACTCGGGCTTGCGCATCGATCATCTTTTGCTGAGCGCCGACCTTGCGCCGCGTTTGAGCGATGCGGGCGTCGACCGGTGGGTACGTGGCGAACCGCATGCAAGCGATCACGCGCCAACGTGGATCGAGCTGGATATGAAGCCGAAAAGGGCCCCGCAGAAGAGCACGAAGACGAAAAAGGAAACTGGCCAAGAACCTGCTGCAAAAGCAGTTCAAAAGATGCCAGCACAAAAGCGGGTACGCAAAAAAAGCGTACCCGTTGGGAAATCAGCTCGGGCGACCGCTAGCAAATAG
- the motB gene encoding flagellar motor protein MotB: MSERRSRGSDQADTAPAPVIVRRSKKGGDHGAHHGGAWKIAYADFVTAMMAFFLLMWLLGSTSKYEKQGIEDYFNTPLSSLLGGNEGTAAARPSVVQGGGRDISDSRPGVGKKSQTEPTPPARAPDAAAPTVSPADTARLEQLKAKLSTLIEQTPALKAFKDQIRISITNEGLRIEIVDSQNRPMFASGSSKLQPYAVTILTQIGAALNDVDNRISIAGHTDAVPYTAGPDGYSNWELSSERANAARRALVEGGMHDEKLLQVRGLADVLPLDKNVVDQPVNRRISILILNKAAEQAFFHDGGRTTIDEASPASAAIPAVVEHLQPVTGSHGTP; encoded by the coding sequence ATGAGCGAAAGAAGATCGCGCGGGTCGGATCAAGCCGACACCGCGCCCGCGCCGGTGATCGTGCGCCGCTCGAAAAAGGGCGGCGACCATGGCGCACATCACGGCGGCGCATGGAAAATCGCGTACGCCGACTTCGTCACCGCAATGATGGCGTTCTTCCTGCTGATGTGGTTGCTCGGCTCCACGTCGAAGTACGAGAAGCAGGGCATCGAAGACTACTTCAACACGCCTTTGTCGAGCCTGCTCGGCGGCAATGAGGGCACGGCCGCCGCGCGGCCTAGCGTGGTACAGGGCGGCGGGCGCGACATCTCCGACTCGCGGCCCGGGGTCGGCAAGAAGAGTCAGACCGAGCCGACGCCGCCCGCTCGTGCCCCTGACGCTGCCGCGCCAACCGTGTCCCCGGCGGACACCGCCCGCCTGGAGCAATTGAAGGCGAAGCTCTCAACGCTGATCGAACAGACTCCCGCACTGAAGGCGTTCAAGGATCAGATCCGCATTTCGATCACCAATGAAGGCTTGCGTATCGAGATCGTCGACTCGCAGAACCGCCCGATGTTCGCTTCGGGCAGCTCGAAACTGCAACCGTACGCGGTGACGATCCTCACGCAGATCGGCGCGGCGCTGAATGATGTCGACAATCGCATTTCGATTGCCGGTCATACCGACGCGGTGCCGTACACCGCCGGCCCTGACGGCTATTCGAACTGGGAGTTGTCGTCGGAACGCGCAAACGCTGCGCGCCGCGCACTGGTGGAAGGCGGCATGCACGATGAAAAACTACTTCAGGTACGCGGACTGGCGGACGTTTTACCACTCGACAAGAACGTGGTCGATCAGCCGGTGAATCGGCGGATCAGCATTCTGATTCTGAATAAGGCTGCAGAACAGGCGTTTTTCCACGACGGCGGACGGACCACGATCGACGAAGCGTCGCCCGCGAGTGCGGCGATTCCCGCCGTAGTCGAACATTTGCAGCCGGTGACCGGTTCGCACGGCACGCCGTAA
- a CDS encoding Pr6Pr family membrane protein: MHPTPPQQREPELPLHTPSVSSVTLASVIAVIAWVALVAQANLTIDRTLARGLTVFDGLARMSSYLTNLTVLACAVCFACVAWRGHKSPVVRFFRQPTVVTAVVVYMVFVGIAYNLLLRGYWSPTPLRRILNESLHSVLPMLSALYWVLFVPRFHLRWRHCLLWLVYPVAYLVVTFWRGSLSDFYPYPFINVDTLGVEHVLVNSALLFGGFLMLMAVFIAINFRRRR; the protein is encoded by the coding sequence ATGCACCCTACCCCGCCCCAACAACGGGAGCCTGAGCTTCCGTTGCATACGCCCAGTGTGTCGTCGGTGACGTTGGCGTCCGTCATCGCCGTCATTGCATGGGTCGCGCTCGTTGCACAAGCCAATCTCACGATCGACCGCACCCTCGCGCGCGGGCTGACCGTGTTCGACGGACTGGCGCGCATGAGCAGTTACCTCACCAATCTGACCGTGCTCGCCTGCGCCGTGTGCTTCGCCTGCGTGGCCTGGCGTGGACACAAGTCTCCTGTCGTGCGGTTCTTCCGGCAACCGACCGTCGTCACCGCAGTTGTCGTGTATATGGTTTTTGTCGGCATCGCGTATAACCTGCTGCTGCGCGGTTACTGGTCGCCCACGCCGCTCAGGCGCATACTCAACGAATCGCTGCACAGCGTTCTGCCGATGCTTTCCGCGCTCTACTGGGTGCTATTCGTGCCGCGTTTTCATTTGCGGTGGCGGCATTGTCTGCTGTGGCTTGTTTATCCGGTTGCGTATCTCGTCGTGACTTTCTGGCGAGGAAGTCTGTCGGATTTTTATCCGTACCCTTTCATCAATGTGGACACGCTTGGCGTCGAGCATGTTCTCGTCAATTCCGCGCTGCTATTCGGCGGGTTTTTAATGCTGATGGCCGTGTTCATCGCAATCAACTTCCGGCGCAGACGCTAG
- a CDS encoding CsbD family protein — MDINSAEGAVNEVAGKVQGAVGDVLGDTGTQLAGKARELSGKAQQLCASTTSLVRETTAESPFTAIAVVALAGFVAGALWSRGAGDRDYRR, encoded by the coding sequence ATGGACATCAATTCAGCGGAAGGCGCAGTGAATGAAGTGGCAGGCAAGGTTCAGGGCGCAGTAGGCGACGTGCTGGGCGACACCGGCACACAACTGGCCGGCAAGGCGCGCGAACTCAGCGGTAAAGCGCAACAGCTATGCGCAAGCACGACCAGTCTCGTACGTGAGACCACAGCGGAAAGTCCCTTTACCGCGATTGCGGTGGTCGCGCTTGCAGGGTTTGTCGCCGGGGCGCTGTGGTCACGTGGCGCGGGCGATCGCGATTATCGTCGCTGA
- the motA gene encoding flagellar motor stator protein MotA — MFVAIGWVVVIASVIGSFVGVGGHLPALIQPFELLCIFGAAIGAFVVSNPTSTLKKTLKAIPSCFKGGGYTKEKYLELIALLYELLQKARKEGMMSLEADVGAPEESVIFQKYSHVLHDHHLLDFIVDYLRMMSGGNVNVLEVQDLMDEELATHHAESSVAANAIQKMADGLPAFGIVAAVMGVVHTMGSVGAPPAVLGEMIAGALVGTFLGILLAYGFIGPVADLLTAKGRAEAKPFQCVKAVLLASLSGYAPPIAVEFGRKVLFTADRPSFQELDDAVRATKMPKSA; from the coding sequence ATGTTTGTCGCAATCGGCTGGGTCGTGGTTATCGCTTCTGTCATCGGCAGTTTTGTCGGCGTGGGTGGGCATCTGCCGGCACTCATTCAGCCGTTTGAATTGCTGTGTATTTTCGGCGCGGCAATTGGGGCGTTCGTCGTGAGCAATCCGACTTCCACGCTGAAGAAAACCCTCAAGGCAATTCCTTCCTGTTTCAAGGGCGGCGGCTACACGAAAGAAAAGTATCTCGAACTGATCGCGCTGCTTTATGAACTGCTTCAGAAGGCGCGCAAGGAAGGGATGATGTCGCTCGAAGCGGATGTGGGCGCGCCCGAAGAAAGCGTGATTTTCCAGAAGTACTCGCACGTGCTGCACGATCATCATCTGCTCGATTTCATCGTCGACTATTTGCGGATGATGTCCGGCGGCAACGTGAACGTGCTCGAAGTGCAGGATCTGATGGACGAGGAACTGGCAACGCATCACGCGGAGTCGTCGGTCGCGGCCAACGCGATTCAGAAAATGGCCGACGGCCTGCCCGCTTTCGGCATTGTCGCTGCCGTGATGGGCGTGGTTCATACAATGGGTTCGGTCGGCGCTCCGCCCGCCGTGCTCGGCGAAATGATCGCCGGGGCGCTGGTCGGCACCTTCCTCGGCATTCTGCTTGCGTATGGTTTTATCGGCCCCGTCGCGGATCTTCTGACTGCCAAGGGCCGCGCTGAAGCCAAGCCGTTTCAGTGCGTGAAGGCAGTATTGCTCGCGTCGCTGTCGGGTTACGCGCCGCCGATCGCCGTCGAATTCGGCCGCAAGGTGCTGTTCACCGCTGACCGACCGAGCTTCCAGGAACTCGACGACGCCGTGCGCGCCACCAAGATGCCGAAGTCGGCCTGA
- a CDS encoding 2Fe-2S iron-sulfur cluster-binding protein, translating into MSKHNECQDSGDTADTPQQPAQPSQLSRRRFLQSAAAAATVGAAPHLRAQTQAPTQAPPAQTNPVVPPRPVTLTINGRAHTLQLEPRVTLLDALREYAGLMGTKKGCDRGQCGACTVLADGRRINSCLTLAVMHEGENLTTVEGLAANNTLSPMQRAFIEHDAFQCGYCTPGQLCSATALLNEFRNGTASTVTADVRHRPPQLSDEEIRERMSGNICRCGAYANIVAAVRAVHDGSSESSGAAVTFDHHRNA; encoded by the coding sequence ATGTCCAAGCATAACGAATGTCAGGATTCCGGCGACACAGCCGACACGCCTCAACAACCCGCGCAACCATCACAACTCTCACGCCGCCGCTTTCTTCAGTCCGCTGCCGCTGCGGCAACCGTTGGCGCGGCTCCGCATCTGCGAGCGCAAACGCAAGCGCCGACCCAGGCACCGCCCGCGCAAACTAATCCCGTAGTACCGCCGCGCCCTGTCACGCTGACTATCAACGGTCGCGCTCATACGCTGCAACTCGAACCGCGCGTCACGCTGCTCGACGCACTGCGGGAATATGCGGGGTTAATGGGCACGAAAAAAGGCTGCGACCGCGGACAATGCGGCGCATGCACGGTGCTCGCCGATGGCCGCCGCATCAACTCGTGTCTGACGCTCGCGGTGATGCACGAAGGCGAGAACCTCACCACAGTCGAAGGGCTCGCCGCGAATAACACGCTGAGCCCGATGCAACGCGCGTTTATCGAACACGATGCGTTCCAGTGCGGCTACTGTACGCCCGGGCAGTTGTGTTCCGCGACCGCCCTTCTGAACGAATTTCGCAACGGCACGGCAAGCACGGTAACCGCCGACGTACGCCATCGCCCGCCCCAACTTTCCGACGAAGAAATCCGCGAGCGGATGAGCGGCAACATCTGCCGCTGCGGCGCCTATGCGAACATCGTCGCCGCCGTGCGCGCGGTGCACGACGGCAGCAGCGAGAGCAGCGGCGCGGCCGTCACATTCGACCATCACCGTAACGCCTGA
- a CDS encoding DUF2252 domain-containing protein yields the protein MKASTIAEREARGRAAREHSKRSSHRAVGELDRNPIELLRQSSEGRIENLVPLRYGRMAASPFTFFRGTAILQAHDLSKIHHTGLTMPICGDGHLMNFGGFATPERQLIFDLNDFDEVSIGPFEWDLKRLTASLVVAARHMRLSRGTADSLVMTAVGEYRDRMAQYAQCGALELWYDRITFDRMAETALTPERRRTVRRGMEKAASRTHENLLEKMAVHDGDHWTIRDAPPALFHVLGTNTLFTQEEAEPFKVGNSRKMLERMWGEYLKTMSHDRRELLDHFTVQDMVFKVVGVGSVGTRCMVVLLVDHMNKPLFLQMKEARPSVIGQFFPSTGVKHEGERVVQGQRMLQAASDIFLGWATGPLGRQFYFRQLRDMKLSANIELFDNDLLDGYARLCGWIMARAHAKASGQAIEVSAYIGRGDQFAESLTGYAAAYADQVERDYDVFLKACRSGELSARTDEDMAADFRV from the coding sequence ATGAAAGCCAGCACCATCGCCGAACGCGAAGCGCGTGGCCGCGCAGCACGCGAACATTCGAAACGGTCCAGTCATCGCGCGGTCGGCGAACTGGACCGCAATCCGATCGAGCTTCTCAGGCAAAGCAGCGAAGGCCGCATCGAGAATCTGGTGCCGTTGCGCTACGGACGCATGGCCGCTTCGCCTTTCACGTTTTTTCGCGGCACCGCGATCCTGCAGGCTCACGATCTCAGCAAGATTCACCACACCGGCCTGACCATGCCCATTTGCGGCGACGGCCATCTGATGAACTTCGGTGGTTTCGCCACACCCGAACGGCAACTCATATTCGATCTGAATGACTTCGACGAAGTGTCGATCGGGCCATTCGAATGGGATCTGAAGCGACTCACCGCGAGTCTCGTGGTGGCCGCGCGCCATATGCGCCTGAGCCGGGGCACCGCTGACAGTCTGGTGATGACGGCAGTCGGCGAATATCGCGACCGGATGGCGCAGTACGCGCAATGCGGAGCGCTCGAACTCTGGTACGACCGCATCACGTTCGACCGGATGGCCGAAACGGCGCTGACACCCGAACGCCGGCGCACCGTGCGGCGCGGCATGGAAAAAGCCGCGAGCCGGACCCACGAAAACCTGCTCGAAAAAATGGCCGTGCATGACGGCGATCACTGGACGATCCGCGATGCGCCGCCCGCGCTGTTTCATGTGCTTGGCACAAACACGCTATTCACGCAGGAAGAAGCCGAGCCGTTCAAGGTCGGCAACTCGCGCAAGATGCTCGAACGCATGTGGGGCGAGTATCTGAAGACGATGTCGCATGACCGCCGCGAACTGCTCGATCATTTCACCGTGCAGGATATGGTGTTCAAGGTGGTGGGCGTGGGTAGCGTGGGCACGCGTTGCATGGTGGTGCTGCTGGTCGATCACATGAACAAGCCGCTGTTTCTGCAAATGAAGGAAGCGCGGCCTTCGGTGATCGGGCAGTTTTTTCCATCGACGGGCGTCAAACACGAGGGTGAGCGCGTCGTGCAGGGGCAGCGCATGTTGCAGGCGGCTAGCGATATTTTTCTCGGCTGGGCCACGGGGCCGCTTGGGCGGCAGTTCTATTTCCGGCAACTGCGCGACATGAAACTGTCGGCGAATATCGAGCTGTTCGACAACGATCTGCTCGACGGTTATGCGCGACTGTGCGGCTGGATCATGGCGCGCGCGCATGCGAAGGCGAGCGGCCAGGCGATCGAAGTCAGCGCGTATATCGGCCGGGGCGACCAGTTTGCCGAGTCGCTGACGGGCTATGCGGCGGCCTACGCGGATCAGGTCGAGCGCGACTATGACGTGTTCCTCAAAGCGTGTCGCAGCGGTGAGTTGTCAGCGCGTACGGACGAGGACATGGCGGCGGATTTCCGCGTCTAG